The DNA region ATCATCACTGGCTACAAGTTAACTACATGGAGTGGATCAAATTTGCTGAGCACTCCCTTGACCATGGTTTCCACTCCATTGCTGAAAAGGTAGCATACACGATAATAACATTTACCTATTGAAATCTTAAACCAACAGCGCCAGCCATGTATTTCATAATTAAGCATTAGTAGTAGCTTGTAGTCTGCTTTTGGATGTTAGGAAGGGCGAAGATGCATCTCATTTCGCATGCATACAGGATtcaaacaaatattttaaatcCTTGTGCAGTGTCGTTGGTGATATGATGGTATGGTGTATCTGTGTTATAACAGTTTCATTTGATGTGATATAAATGACATCTATAGTGCTGTGGCCATAAGATTATGGTTCGACTCCTCAAGGTTCATCCATGATTTGGGGTTAAGTGATTTAAACCTGCCTTGTTCTAAGAAAATTGTGTTTATCTGTTACATATTAACCAGTGCTCTTAAGTCATTCAGTCAGTAGATATATGGTGACTTGTAATAATAGAATGGCTATTCAACTTAGTTGACACTTCCACGATACTAGAGTGCTCGTGTCCTTATTTAGAATGGTGAATCTACTGCTGGATGGTAGGTCTTTTATGCTCTATGTATGGCAAAGTCGAGTCTTCCCCTGGACTTGCTGTTCTCAAATCTTAATCGAGTTCCTATCTTACTAATGAGCCATAGCTGCTACTATCATTGAACTCTCCATTTTGAGTATTATCATTGTGTATTTGTTTTGAATTCCTTGAGGTACATCGTATTGCTGGTAGATCCTTGgttttgaatttatatttgtCCTGCTGGTGTTTAAGTGCTTATCGTTCCAAGTCTTATCTTTCCAAATCTAAGCTGTCTCTACTAAAATTTCCCCCCTTTCTAGGCCTGCACAAATGCATTAGCTTCTCTTCAGAAGAATAATACTGCGGATGTCAAAAGCGACGAAAGTATTAACAGCAGAGAGGCCGTGCGGAGAATAGAGAAGTTGAAGGACATTGCAATATCATCTACTGGATCTTCTTCTGGTATGTCTtgttccccccccccccccccccccccccccccccccccccccccccccccctccttCTTCTTGTAGAAAAGAGGAGTACCCTTGTGTACATTATTTAACAAACTTGCTGTTCATCAATTTCAATTCTTAAGAAACTCATAAGCCATATTTTTCATGCTGCTCATACTTAGTTTGTCGCATGCCTTATTCAGGGGAATAAAACTTGACAGAagatgtttttcttttaacagCATAGCCACATCAAATAATTAAACTGGTCCTACGATTCAACCGAGAGAATTATCCACTTTCTCTTTTGGGTTAAAATTGGCTGAATTATCCATTTAAGCAGTGTATATAGAAGAGCATTGCATTTCTGCTGCTCCCTTCTCATGAATGCATGGTCATGAGTAATTATAGACTGGTAGCTCTATGCGTGTAAGAACATTTGATTTGGCTGTCCTAGGATAAGTCAATGCCGTCATATTTGATCATGTTATTTGCTGCTCTGCTTGGTGAATTTAGTTCAGAGGGAGGCTTCAGGATACTTGAAGAAGAAAGCAATAGCAAAGAGCAAACGATCAGCTGAGATTTGTTATGAAAAGCAACGCGCAGCAAGCTCTCTATTCAGGGATAGCATTAAGAAGCGGAACGCAAGAAAGCTGCTTGAACGTCAGAGCCTGAAGCCTACCCAGGGTCTCGAATGTGCGCAGAATTTTGAGGTAATGTCTAGTATTTCTGGTCTATACTAAGAACTGAATCAAGTCCCCTTCTCATTTCATTATGTAATCTCGTTTTgataggaaaaataaattgtaaatttcgTGATGATGGAACTCTTTGTTAGTGATTGACATGCTAAATGCTAATCTCTCCGCTTTCGGACCGTGCTATATATAGATTGCgctaaaacattttttttttccctcccttTTGGTGTGTAAATTTGATGGAGAGAGATTCTGCCACATGTGAACATgcttttcagaaaaaaatttattaggaCCTACTGTACGTTCTTCCCATTGATAAAAGCCTGATTCAAGTGGAAGTTCCGTAAAATCTATGTTAGATTAATGGTCTTTCTTTCGGCCGTCACTTGAGAGGTTTGCGTCTTCAATGAATTTCTTTGGCTCTCTATAAGGATATGTTAGTGCCAAATATAATGCGCGGTAGTACGTTGGTTGTGACACACAACCAGTTGTTTGTTTGGTAACATAAATATGCCAGCTTATAGAATTAGAGAGAGCCTGTTGACAACATTGCAATATTCCACCTC from Punica granatum isolate Tunisia-2019 chromosome 3, ASM765513v2, whole genome shotgun sequence includes:
- the LOC116199031 gene encoding uncharacterized protein LOC116199031, producing the protein MSQQISLFRSQITNRRFDGGTLGILEMLLISKDVRSSIEVRSSLKQFMRTESLCVLREIAHTTLEQKLSVLDFFVKAFALIGDFESCLALRYEALLLRDFKSANHHWLQVNYMEWIKFAEHSLDHGFHSIAEKACTNALASLQKNNTADVKSDESINSREAVRRIEKLKDIAISSTGSSSVQREASGYLKKKAIAKSKRSAEICYEKQRAASSLFRDSIKKRNARKLLERQSLKPTQGLECAQNFENLHRFLLFFGLKNLQGKTKRPRMHNSRGWR